A window from Shewanella livingstonensis encodes these proteins:
- a CDS encoding DUF294 nucleotidyltransferase-like domain-containing protein: MSAELLEIQSFIAQHAPFDQLPEQAIIDIAQSVEISYYRTDSMIVNFNDRITELYMIRSGVVELYRRKGELYNRLDQGQLFGQMGLLTNNKVRFPAKAVKDTLVYCIPESVFNDLCENYDDFADFVEAEDTTRLKQAVKGKTVDANALTTSKVKTLLTREPVILPCNSTIQAVAKIMAEENISAVLINDPDLDDQQDSSFVGIITEHDLCAKVIAAGVNVDSPISQVMSTDLISLDHNAYIFEAMLLMLRNNIDHLPILKNKIPIGLIEVADIIRYESQNSLLFVSSIFQQKSCEDLVLLSSQLKSCFVRMVNEDANSHMVGRAMSEIGRNFKQRLLELAEEKFGPPPVPYCFLALGSMARDEQLMVTDQDNAIILDNSYKVAVHGEYFAKLADFVCDGLAACGYSYCTGDIMASNPEYRKTRSEWEECFGDWIENPNPKALLNCSIFFDLTGVYGRVKWAEQLNAFILSKAKKNNRFLACLAHNALNRKPPLGFFKDFVMEKDGRHNNSINLKRRGTAPLADLIRVHALAIGSQSQNSFERLEDIIDAGILPTSKGEDLQHAMELISLVRLRHQSSDIESGIEPDNNIEPESMSDFERRNLKDAFLVLSNAQNFLKYRYSSNKL; this comes from the coding sequence ATGTCAGCCGAACTACTCGAAATTCAAAGCTTTATTGCTCAACATGCCCCCTTTGATCAACTTCCAGAACAAGCCATCATTGATATTGCTCAAAGTGTTGAGATCTCTTATTACCGTACCGATAGTATGATTGTTAACTTTAATGACAGGATTACCGAACTTTATATGATCCGCAGTGGCGTCGTAGAGTTATATCGCCGTAAAGGTGAGCTCTATAATCGTCTTGATCAAGGGCAATTATTTGGCCAAATGGGTTTACTGACTAATAATAAAGTGCGTTTTCCGGCCAAAGCAGTAAAAGATACTCTCGTGTACTGTATTCCAGAGTCAGTGTTCAATGACTTGTGCGAAAATTATGATGATTTTGCAGATTTTGTTGAGGCTGAGGATACCACTCGGTTAAAACAGGCGGTAAAAGGTAAAACCGTTGATGCCAATGCATTGACCACCTCTAAAGTGAAAACCTTACTGACTAGAGAGCCTGTTATTCTGCCTTGTAATAGCACGATACAAGCCGTTGCGAAAATAATGGCCGAAGAGAATATTTCAGCCGTATTAATCAATGATCCAGATTTAGACGATCAACAAGATAGTAGTTTCGTGGGTATTATTACTGAACATGATCTCTGCGCTAAGGTTATTGCTGCGGGAGTCAATGTAGATAGTCCTATTTCACAAGTCATGTCGACCGATTTAATTTCACTGGATCATAACGCATATATATTTGAAGCGATGCTACTTATGCTCCGTAATAATATTGATCATCTGCCTATTCTTAAAAATAAAATACCCATAGGCTTAATTGAAGTTGCCGATATTATCCGTTATGAGTCGCAAAATAGTTTGTTATTTGTCAGTAGTATTTTCCAGCAGAAAAGTTGCGAGGATCTAGTGTTGCTTTCTTCACAGTTAAAAAGTTGTTTTGTGCGCATGGTTAATGAAGATGCCAATTCGCATATGGTCGGACGGGCAATGTCTGAAATCGGCCGTAACTTTAAGCAGCGTTTATTAGAACTTGCAGAAGAAAAATTCGGCCCGCCACCGGTTCCCTACTGCTTTTTAGCACTGGGTTCAATGGCACGTGATGAGCAACTGATGGTAACCGATCAAGACAATGCCATTATTCTGGATAATAGCTATAAAGTCGCGGTGCATGGTGAGTATTTTGCAAAGTTAGCTGATTTTGTGTGTGATGGGTTAGCCGCTTGCGGTTACAGTTATTGTACTGGAGATATTATGGCCAGTAATCCTGAGTACCGAAAAACTCGCTCAGAATGGGAAGAGTGTTTTGGTGACTGGATAGAAAACCCAAACCCGAAAGCTTTATTAAACTGCTCTATATTCTTCGATCTTACCGGGGTTTATGGTCGGGTTAAATGGGCTGAACAATTAAATGCATTTATCTTGAGTAAAGCCAAGAAAAATAACCGCTTTTTAGCTTGTCTGGCGCACAACGCCCTCAACCGCAAACCACCACTGGGGTTTTTTAAAGATTTTGTAATGGAAAAAGACGGTCGTCACAATAACTCCATCAATTTAAAACGTCGTGGTACTGCGCCATTAGCAGACTTGATCCGAGTACATGCGCTAGCCATCGGCTCACAATCGCAAAACTCATTCGAACGTTTAGAGGATATTATCGACGCGGGTATTCTGCCCACCTCAAAGGGTGAAGACTTACAACATGCCATGGAACTTATCTCTTTGGTGCGCCTACGGCACCAATCATCCGATATTGAATCTGGAATTGAACCTGATAATAATATTGAACCAGAAAGTATGTCTGATTTTGAACGCCGTAATCTTAAAGATGCTTTTTTAGTGTTAAGTAATGCGCAGAACTTTTTGAAATATCGCTACAGTTCCAACAAACTTTAA